The Drosophila biarmipes strain raj3 unplaced genomic scaffold, RU_DBia_V1.1 ptg000019l, whole genome shotgun sequence genome includes a region encoding these proteins:
- the LOC108033063 gene encoding uncharacterized protein LOC108033063 has translation MDLTAENPVPAKRATQQGRKKSGPKFELTEAQKLDIKEAFDLFDNECTGYIEVKELKVAIRALGFEPKKEEIKRMIAEIDKDCSGRIVFNDFLHLMTMKMAEKDTKEEILKAFRLFDDDETGKISFRNLKRVSRELGETLTDEELREMIDEADLDNDGEVNQEEFLRIMKKTSLY, from the coding sequence ATGGACCTCACTGCAGAAAACCCTGTTCCAGCCAAACGGGCTACGCAACAGGGCCGCAAGAAGTCTGGGCCTAAGTTCGAGCTGACAGAGGCGCAGAAGTTAGACATAAAGGAAGCTTTTGATCTTTTTGATAACGAATGCACTGGCTACATTGAGGTCAAAGAGCTTAAAGTGGCTATCAGAGCTCTAGGCTTTGAGccgaaaaaagaagaaatcaAGCGGATGATCGCGGAGATTGACAAGGACTGCAGCGGACGGATTGTGTTCAATGACTTTCTGCACTTAATGACTATGAAGATGGCTGAGAAGGACACTAAGGAGGAGATTCTGAAAGCATTTCGATTGTTTGATGACGACGAGACAGGGAAAATATCCTTTAGGAATCTGAAAAGGGTGTCCCGCGAATTGGGCGAAACACTGACGGACGAGGAGTTACGCGAGATGATTGACGAAGCTGATTTAGACAACGACGGTGAGGTTAACCAGGAGGAGTTCCTGAGGATAATGAAGAAAACCAGTTTGTATTGA